In one window of Duganella dendranthematis DNA:
- a CDS encoding DUF4760 domain-containing protein, producing MSDPVQSTKVILWLGESLGFWIQTGAFLLSALAAAYIIYHNGKLARLRATIDLVMHQKSDQDLLRCIEEVYRLNESQVKFSTLDLGSAEGKCVLRVLNNHEFIAGGIRSGAFSESLYKQMQCSNVLKVYAASQAMIIELRNKDKKDTIFQDFEWLAARWKVDPLKKK from the coding sequence GTGAGCGATCCCGTACAGTCTACCAAGGTCATCTTGTGGTTAGGCGAAAGTTTAGGCTTCTGGATACAAACAGGAGCCTTTCTTTTATCTGCTTTAGCCGCTGCATATATCATCTATCACAATGGAAAGCTTGCAAGATTGCGTGCGACCATTGATCTCGTAATGCATCAGAAAAGCGATCAAGATTTGTTGAGGTGTATCGAGGAGGTCTACCGTCTGAACGAGAGCCAAGTGAAGTTCAGCACCTTGGATCTGGGATCAGCAGAAGGCAAGTGTGTCCTCCGTGTGCTCAACAATCATGAATTCATTGCAGGTGGGATCCGGTCCGGAGCTTTTTCTGAGTCACTGTATAAGCAGATGCAATGCTCCAACGTATTGAAAGTTTACGCTGCCTCCCAAGCGATGATAATCGAGCTCCGAAACAAGGATAAAAAAGACACTATTTTTCAGGATTTTGAGTGGCTTGCTGCGCGTTGGAAAGTCGATCCTCTAAAGAAAAAGTGA
- a CDS encoding SIR2 family NAD-dependent protein deacylase → MDTADLEHAAALLQQADLLIIAAGAGMGVDSGLPDFRGNEGFWRAYPALGRARMAFTSVASPATFHADPALAWGFYGHRLNLYRDTQPHVGFTLLKRWGERMQHGAAVFTSNVDGHFQKAGFDPQRILECHGSIHHLQCLTPCGDHIWPADGYTPQVDTVNCQLLNQPPTCPHCGALARPNILMFGDSGWIESRASAQEARLHALLHKASKPLVIELGAGVAIPSVRHFGQSVIRHHNGRMIRINPREPQVASPQDVGLAANALMALSAINALL, encoded by the coding sequence ATGGATACCGCCGATCTCGAACACGCCGCCGCCCTGCTCCAACAAGCCGACCTGCTGATCATCGCGGCCGGCGCCGGCATGGGCGTCGATTCCGGCTTGCCGGATTTTCGCGGCAATGAAGGTTTCTGGCGGGCCTATCCTGCCCTCGGTCGCGCGCGCATGGCGTTTACCAGCGTCGCCTCGCCCGCCACGTTTCATGCAGATCCGGCGCTGGCCTGGGGATTTTACGGGCACCGGCTCAATCTCTACCGCGACACGCAACCACACGTCGGCTTCACGCTGCTGAAGCGATGGGGCGAACGCATGCAGCATGGCGCCGCAGTCTTCACCAGCAATGTCGATGGCCATTTTCAGAAAGCCGGCTTCGATCCGCAGCGCATCCTGGAATGCCACGGCTCTATCCACCATCTGCAATGCCTGACGCCCTGCGGCGATCATATCTGGCCGGCGGATGGCTACACGCCGCAAGTGGACACCGTCAACTGCCAGTTATTGAACCAGCCGCCCACTTGCCCGCACTGCGGCGCATTGGCGCGGCCAAATATTCTGATGTTTGGTGACAGTGGCTGGATCGAGTCGCGTGCCAGCGCCCAGGAAGCGCGTCTGCACGCGCTGCTGCACAAAGCCAGCAAGCCGCTGGTGATTGAACTGGGCGCTGGAGTGGCAATTCCATCGGTGCGCCATTTCGGCCAGTCCGTGATCCGCCACCACAACGGCCGCATGATACGGATTAACCCGCGTGAGCCGCAGGTCGCCAGCCCGCAGGATGTGGGGCTGGCGGCCAACGCGTTGATGGCGTTGAGCGCCATCAACGCGCTGCTATAA
- a CDS encoding fumarylacetoacetate hydrolase family protein has product MTAYVIPAHDIVGLPVAGTSDLFPVRRVYCVGRNYAGHAREMGSDPTREPPFFFSKPGDAQAVVPAAPNRVLELPYPPLTNNLHYECELVVALGKGGANISVEDAASHIFGYAVGFDMTRRDLQFKMRDVGRPWEIGKAFDYSAPIGLITRAEDAGDINHAAIQLDVDGVTKQSSHISELIWSVSETIANLSTYFTLAPGDLIFSGTPEGVGAVVRGNVLEGKVAGLSPITVKLV; this is encoded by the coding sequence ATGACTGCCTACGTAATTCCCGCCCATGACATCGTCGGCCTGCCGGTCGCCGGCACTTCCGACTTGTTCCCGGTGCGCCGCGTCTACTGCGTCGGCCGCAACTACGCCGGCCACGCGCGCGAGATGGGTTCCGACCCGACCCGCGAACCGCCATTCTTCTTCTCCAAGCCGGGCGACGCCCAGGCCGTGGTGCCGGCCGCGCCGAACCGCGTGCTGGAACTGCCGTACCCGCCGCTGACCAATAATCTGCACTACGAGTGCGAACTGGTGGTCGCGCTGGGCAAGGGCGGCGCCAATATTTCGGTGGAAGATGCGGCCTCGCACATCTTCGGCTACGCGGTCGGCTTCGACATGACGCGCCGCGATCTGCAATTCAAGATGCGCGACGTCGGCCGTCCGTGGGAAATCGGCAAGGCGTTCGACTACTCCGCGCCGATCGGCCTGATCACCCGCGCCGAAGATGCGGGCGACATCAACCACGCCGCGATCCAGCTGGATGTGGATGGCGTGACCAAGCAGTCGTCGCATATTTCGGAGCTGATCTGGTCGGTCAGCGAAACCATCGCCAACCTGTCGACCTATTTCACGCTGGCGCCGGGCGACTTGATCTTCAGTGGCACGCCGGAAGGTGTGGGCGCGGTGGTGCGCGGTAATGTCCTGGAAGGCAAGGTTGCCGGCCTCTCCCCGATTACCGTTAAATTGGTATAA
- a CDS encoding TetR/AcrR family transcriptional regulator, with the protein MKSHVKRRTDPERAQSRRNQVLQAAAVCFARSGFHGASMSEISKEAGMSAGHIYNYFDNKEAIIMAFVDLESEHVAAQLRELSGKDDPLQSMIDEAPRHIDENLDPQYFQLPLEMFAEAARNPKIADAMRASDVVAMAEFRPIIKRERERRGLPVDDALLDGRINTMVSLFHGLPIRALHRPDMDRNSLVEGYRVAMKALLLS; encoded by the coding sequence ATGAAATCCCACGTCAAGCGACGCACTGACCCGGAACGGGCGCAGAGTCGCCGTAACCAGGTTTTGCAGGCCGCTGCCGTGTGCTTCGCGCGCAGCGGCTTCCATGGCGCCAGCATGTCCGAGATTTCGAAAGAAGCCGGCATGAGCGCGGGCCACATCTACAACTACTTCGACAACAAGGAAGCCATCATCATGGCCTTCGTCGACCTGGAGTCGGAGCATGTGGCGGCGCAGTTGCGCGAATTGAGCGGCAAGGACGATCCGCTGCAATCGATGATCGACGAGGCGCCGCGCCACATCGACGAAAACCTCGATCCGCAGTACTTCCAGCTGCCGCTGGAGATGTTTGCCGAAGCGGCGCGCAATCCCAAGATCGCCGACGCCATGCGCGCTTCCGACGTGGTGGCGATGGCCGAGTTCCGGCCCATCATCAAGCGCGAACGCGAACGGCGCGGCCTGCCGGTTGACGACGCGCTGCTCGACGGCCGCATCAACACCATGGTGTCGCTGTTCCACGGCCTGCCGATCCGCGCCTTGCACCGTCCGGACATGGACCGCAACTCCCTTGTGGAAGGGTACCGGGTCGCCATGAAGGCGCTGCTGCTGAGCTGA